A single window of Phycisphaerales bacterium DNA harbors:
- the queG gene encoding tRNA epoxyqueuosine(34) reductase QueG, whose amino-acid sequence MRPRVHRPTFKTVPRSEIADIGAATRDVLARCYGLGFALAGVTPAQPTKWREHILEWLRAGRHGQMDYLERDLELKFDPAGVLPDTRAFIVVADLYATRNDAPVETPPGHGRIARYAHGRDYHVTIKNRLHDLSDALRGAYPGWGFRSFVDTVPVLERELAQLAGLGWQAKNTMIINPRLGSYFLIGGVATTMPLVPPAEQPVVMDHCGTCTRCIEACPTQAITPYSVDGSRCISYLTIEHRTPIDPALHGAMGDWVYGCDICQEVCPHNSARPGQDVGARLPEYEARRVSLPLLEVLGWDDGARREALRVSAMKRATLAMMKRNAVIAAGNLLRVREDGALRARLVELRDDLSESELVRGAAGEVLRDWEVGRVDGGEPPR is encoded by the coding sequence GTGAGGCCGCGTGTTCACAGGCCGACGTTCAAGACGGTGCCGCGGAGCGAGATCGCGGACATCGGCGCGGCCACGCGCGACGTGCTGGCGCGGTGCTATGGGTTGGGTTTTGCGCTGGCGGGGGTGACGCCCGCGCAGCCAACGAAGTGGCGTGAGCACATCCTGGAGTGGCTGCGTGCGGGGCGGCACGGGCAGATGGACTACCTCGAGCGGGACCTGGAACTGAAGTTTGATCCTGCGGGGGTGCTGCCGGACACGCGGGCGTTCATCGTGGTCGCGGACCTGTACGCGACGCGGAACGACGCGCCGGTTGAGACGCCGCCGGGGCACGGGCGGATCGCCCGCTACGCGCACGGGCGGGACTACCACGTCACCATCAAGAACCGGCTGCACGACTTGAGCGATGCGCTGCGGGGCGCGTACCCGGGATGGGGGTTCCGGTCGTTCGTGGACACGGTGCCGGTGCTGGAGCGCGAACTGGCGCAGCTGGCGGGGCTGGGGTGGCAGGCCAAGAACACGATGATCATCAACCCGCGACTGGGGAGCTACTTCCTGATCGGGGGGGTGGCGACGACGATGCCGCTGGTCCCGCCCGCCGAGCAACCGGTGGTGATGGACCACTGCGGCACGTGCACGCGGTGCATCGAGGCGTGCCCGACGCAGGCGATTACGCCTTACAGCGTGGACGGGTCGCGGTGCATCTCGTACCTGACCATCGAGCACCGGACGCCGATCGATCCGGCGCTGCACGGGGCGATGGGTGATTGGGTGTACGGGTGCGACATCTGTCAGGAGGTGTGCCCGCACAACTCCGCGCGGCCCGGGCAGGATGTGGGGGCGCGGCTGCCGGAGTATGAGGCGCGGCGGGTGTCGCTGCCGCTGCTGGAGGTGCTGGGGTGGGATGACGGGGCCCGGCGCGAGGCGCTGCGGGTGTCTGCGATGAAGCGGGCGACGCTGGCGATGATGAAGCGCAACGCGGTGATCGCGGCGGGGAACCTGCTGCGGGTGCGCGAGGATGGGGCGCTGCGGGCGCGGTTGGTGGAGCTGCGGGATGATCTCAGCGAGAGTGAACTGGTGAGGGGGGCGGCGGGGGAGGTGTTGCGCGATTGGGAGGTGGGGCGTGTGGACGGAGGGGAACCACCGAGATGA